The window TGGAACCATGCAATATCTgccgcttcatcttctgcaaCGCTTGTGCCAGGTGGTGGATTGTCGCAATCTGCGCTTAGAATACCATCCGCAATCTCGGCAATAAGCTGCCAAATGCCTTGAATGGTATCTGTGGGTATGTCTAGATCATCAAGCTTTGACAGAGTCGCTTCGGCGATTGTCAAGACTGTCGATGTCGCCAGCTTCCAGGGCTGGACTGTCCTTGTAGTAATAGGGAACTGATATTTGAGAGCAATAGGTCTGAGGAGAGCAGATAGAGCTGCGCTGACTGCTCCGCTTGTGTATATATCAGTGTCGGTCGAGTGGCTCACCACGAGGCCCTCCAGCATTTGCATACTGGTTTTCGACATTGCAACGTAAGTCCTTTTTGACGGAGGCTGAGCTTCATAATATTGGTCATATGCCAAAGTTACAAACTCGGAAACCTGCTTGATCAATGCCGATGGAACGCCACTAATGTCAGTTCGAATCATTTTCACAGCATCCAATACCTGTGCCTGAAGCTGCGTCAGATTGTCAATATCTGTAGCATAACTTCCCACAGAAGCTTCCTCAACGGTATGGCGCAATAAGCCAAGGATACGCTGGACTCTCTCTACCGTTATATCAGACTTGATCAGCCTGTACACCTCACGAAGAGCGGCCACGTAGGCGGTTAGACAGTTTTGGTTGTCCTGAGCTTTCCCACTGGGAGATTTTGTGATTGGGATACCTCGGGACCACAAGTCCCAGGCGAACCTGACAGTTGTCTCGTTGAAGACAGGCTTCTCTTCGCTTCCTGACTGAGAAAGCACATGACTTAATGCTTTGAAAGTTGCGGTATTGATATCAAGAACCTTAAAATCAAGTAATGTAGCCAGATGCTCAAGCAGCTTATTCCAGAGCTCGTTGAAAGATGAGTGTGCTGTAAGTACTTCAAGGTTGTTTCCGAGCAAAGTTGATATGCCATTCAGCACAACGACTGCAGTATCGTGCCACTCTACCCGATCGGTTTCGTCTACTTCTTCATCCTGGGTGGTCTTTAACTCTCCTTCAAGTGAAGCCAATAGCTTGAAAACCACAGATTTGATGCATATTGACCATGCTTCAGGGCTGAGCCTCTCCCCATAAGCATCAAAGATACGGAGAAGTGTTTGAATAGCCGTGTTACGAAGTTCAACTCTGTCATCAGAAGCGACAGCCGTGAGCCTTAACAGCAATAGCATCCACAACGCTGCGTCTGATCCTTGGCCGCCATGATCTGCTGCTAGGCGCTCCAGCGCGTCGACATCGGCGGCTTGGAATAAGTCAATCGTAATGTCAAGCGACTTATCCTTGCCGGATAGAAAGTCGGAAAGAGCCCAGAAAAAGGTCACAGTCTAAGAATACGTTCTCATTAGCAGAATGATTCATTTTCTCTAAAGAGCCAAACCTTACCGTCAGTGCAATATTGAGATCGTCGTCTTGGGAGCAGAATTTGTAGAGCGTATCAACCAAAATTAAGAAGCAGGAGTTAGGTAATGAAGGTAGAAAATCCGAGCATATCAGTTGAAGTGAGCTAAAGGAAGATCGCACAAGCTTTGACGATCGTGTACCGAGGTTTCGAGCACTGATGGTTGATTCATGATCTCCCAAATCAATTTCTCTTGCTGTAAAAACGCTTCCAATAATGTCAAACGTGACGTCCCAGCCGCTGACAAGAGTTTGCCCGCAGTCCTCAATAACGCCTCGCAAACCATCAAGAATAATTCTATGAATCTCAATATCCGTCGTTGCATTTGAAACAGAGATGTCCCGGCCACCCTTCTGTAAAGGTTTCAGCGAGTCTCGAAGGGCACCGAATAGCCGAAGTTGAATCGCTCCGCGAATGTCGGGAGGGAGGGTACCTGCAGCATTAGCTGCTTCGAGCACTAGCTTTGCAAGTATCTCAGAGGCTCTCGTTCTGACTGATGGACTAATAACACTTGAGTCTAACATCTGAATCAGCTTGTGCACCAATAGGTCCCAGCCTGATTCTGTCGGATCGTATGCCAACAGCCGTTCAAGGTTAATCATGGCAATCTCCCCCATTTTTGCTAGCGCAAACTGGAGTTCTTGATTGGATGCTGTCGACTGGCCAGAGAAGCTGAGTACTCGCCGATGCTGACCAGATGAGCTTCTCGCATGGCTCTGCCGCGATGTCTCCTTGTCGTCGGCGTTAGGCTTTACCTCGCCTTCATCTGGTAGCAAGCCGCATATAGCTTGAACCACTTCGACGAATGACTCATTGGGGAAGTCAACACTGCTTTCAATCAGTCTGGACGCGGCTGTTTCAACAGATCGGACTTCGCTGCCAAAATTGGCCATGAGTGAGTTTGCGTCTGATTCACTTTGATAGTCCTGCCCGCCACGGCCCAGAGATTGAGTTCTCCCGGGAGCCTTTCCAGTAACATAGAGCACAAAGTCAGCCTGTTGTAAGGTCTCAAGTATGATACCCCAGGCAAGCCCAAGTGTTGGACCAAGAGCAATGCCGAGATTAAGCAGGGCTCGCAAGCAGAGGAGGTTCCGTGTGTTTAGAGTAATGGATGCATCAACAGGACCTTGACGCTGTCTTTCCGTAGGGCTGGACACTTGCGACAGATTTTCGACGCTCAAGAGGCCTCGAGCATTGCTGAAAACGCTGCTTGATGTTTCCGTCGGAGTAGTGGCTGTAGATCGTGACTGACCAGCATTGACACACGCACTTAAAACATTTGGAGGTACTGCAGCTTTTCCAAGCGTAGATAAAAACGCATCTCGTGGCGTTGGGAGCTGCAATAAGCCTGCCACATGGGCAAATCTCTGAAATGCGCGAACCAAGCCGTGGTAATACTCCGAATCCAGAGCAGCATATAGAAAGGTTGAGCAAGTAGCCAATATAGCAGGCCAACACTTGTTGACGATGTCAGAGCAGACCTTGACTTCGGAATAGGCAGGATGgtcttccagctccaatgGATTGATTGGTACAGGGTTCTTCTTAAATGAAGCTGACCGTTCTCGCGCTCCTCCGTGAGATGGACCTTCGGCTTCCAGCTGGGACGGAGCAGGCGAGCTACGCCCCATATCCTGTTTTGAGGCCTTTTTCCGAGCTCGATTCTCATTAGGAACTGTGAGCGGTAGAATAAACTTGGCAAGCCCATCTGAAAGAGACGAGAGGCATGCCAATATCAAACTGTAAATGTACGACTCAGGAATCGTTGGCGCCTCGGCTTTATCCAGTTGATCTATACAGGGAACTCGAACAGAGCTCCATGTTACGCTGATGCCTATATTGGAGATCTCTGACCCAATAGAGCCGCTGATGATTCCAGTAACACTAGTAGCTTCAATCAATGCCTGGTCCGTAGACAAGCCAGAGCCACCAGATGGATCCGCGATTGGTATTGAAGACTGATGGCCTAAGCCGATGACTGCCGGCTTCTCGGTGCTGAGCCGTACAAAAGTCGCAATAAGTGTTTTAACGATGTCCTTCTCGCCCTCTTTTGCGTCGTACATGGTGAATATGCGACGCACGAGAGCGTGTTCGGCAAATATGCCACGGAATACCTCCATGCATAACG of the Trichoderma breve strain T069 chromosome 4, whole genome shotgun sequence genome contains:
- a CDS encoding dimerization and cyclophilin-binding domain of mon2 domain-containing protein, encoding MTTQLLATELANLIQESKRKHNDLRQAAERSLEELKSLGNVPETAAPELLSQKPSFVNPFIIACGTKNAKFTGIAIVCLQRLIVAKALPRSKLNQVLEALMQASSAGLDVQLKILQALPSLLQNYSSDLNGNLLVTALNICFILQSSKNAIVNNTSAATLQQLVVSVFDKVVAEDKNGGDAPIAGEAPSADGKVELRAAALDAYRIFNDLCLLTENQRSEFLRFSGLQQTFGLELIESVITNHASVFLTHPEQAHILRDRVMPLLMSALKGKPSFATTVRLVRILYTLLRRHISILPSECGDALSLLTTLLDQDTTIWKRALCMEVFRGIFAEHALVRRIFTMYDAKEGEKDIVKTLIATFVRLSTEKPAVIGLGHQSSIPIADPSGGSGLSTDQALIEATSVTGIISGSIGSEISNIGISVTWSSVRVPCIDQLDKAEAPTIPESYIYSLILACLSSLSDGLAKFILPLTVPNENRARKKASKQDMGRSSPAPSQLEAEGPSHGGARERSASFKKNPVPINPLELEDHPAYSEVKVCSDIVNKCWPAILATCSTFLYAALDSEYYHGLVRAFQRFAHVAGLLQLPTPRDAFLSTLGKAAVPPNVLSACVNAGQSRSTATTPTETSSSVFSNARGLLSVENLSQVSSPTERQRQGPVDASITLNTRNLLCLRALLNLGIALGPTLGLAWGIILETLQQADFVLYVTGKAPGRTQSLGRGGQDYQSESDANSLMANFGSEVRSVETAASRLIESSVDFPNESFVEVVQAICGLLPDEGEVKPNADDKETSRQSHARSSSGQHRRVLSFSGQSTASNQELQFALAKMGEIAMINLERLLAYDPTESGWDLLVHKLIQMLDSSVISPSVRTRASEILAKLVLEAANAAGTLPPDIRGAIQLRLFGALRDSLKPLQKGGRDISVSNATTDIEIHRIILDGLRGVIEDCGQTLVSGWDVTFDIIGSVFTAREIDLGDHESTISARNLGTRSSKLVRSSFSSLQLICSDFLPSLPNSCFLILVDTLYKFCSQDDDLNIALTTVTFFWALSDFLSGKDKSLDITIDLFQAADVDALERLAADHGGQGSDAALWMLLLLRLTAVASDDRVELRNTAIQTLLRIFDAYGERLSPEAWSICIKSVVFKLLASLEGELKTTQDEEVDETDRVEWHDTAVVVLNGISTLLGNNLEVLTAHSSFNELWNKLLEHLATLLDFKVLDINTATFKALSHVLSQSGSEEKPVFNETTVRFAWDLWSRGIPITKSPSGKAQDNQNCLTAYVAALREVYRLIKSDITVERVQRILGLLRHTVEEASVGSYATDIDNLTQLQAQVLDAVKMIRTDISGVPSALIKQVSEFVTLAYDQYYEAQPPSKRTYVAMSKTSMQMLEGLVVSHSTDTDIYTSGAVSAALSALLRPIALKYQFPITTRTVQPWKLATSTVLTIAEATLSKLDDLDIPTDTIQGIWQLIAEIADGILSADCDNPPPGTSVAEDEAADIAWFHKLVELVIPSMGSEKVKEETRSAYTRSLFKTSIIHEPPSTDKVIIQDGGAGLPKLYQPRAGLTTSVPPTQRTKMAYVVFEELFLLISTDEPAAHKPSAAKAMEDHSASRTRIACTAAPFLILRCALTLRAYVSDQPLRGKMPQPLSQRKELLWTLQKLVGLQSQSEAIPPLEKAQSDVRKHLLRLYPLIVKALRVQGDEKVLSLLREALDVIGGEFGVV